The following proteins are co-located in the Dyadobacter chenwenxiniae genome:
- a CDS encoding isoaspartyl peptidase/L-asparaginase family protein, giving the protein MKKLSYLTLLVLISLSGFAQDYSDKITLVLHGGAGTITRANMSPEQENAYKDVLNTALLKGYGVLRNGGTSVQAVEATIRVMEDSPLFNAGKGAVFTNEGKNELDASIMEGKTLKAGAIAGVTTIKNPISTAIAVMEKSPHVMMAGKGAETFAKDQGQAIVDPSYFYTESRFKALQRAKEQEKTELDHDAKEKQEVKKAPKTGSIEQEDLIFTEGRKFGTVGCVALDKFGNLAAGTSTGGMTNKKYGRIGDAPIIGAGTYANNATCAVSATGHGEYFIRSVVAFDISALMEYKGMTVKDAANEVVMKKLVERGGEGGIIAVDRNGNIAMPFNSEGMYRGYIKSDGKSEILIYKD; this is encoded by the coding sequence ATGAAAAAGCTTTCCTACCTGACCCTTTTGGTGCTGATCAGCCTCTCCGGTTTTGCACAGGATTATTCGGATAAAATTACGCTCGTACTGCACGGCGGTGCCGGCACCATTACCCGTGCCAATATGTCCCCCGAGCAGGAAAACGCTTATAAAGACGTGCTTAACACAGCATTACTAAAGGGTTACGGCGTGCTGAGAAACGGTGGAACAAGCGTGCAGGCGGTAGAAGCGACAATCCGGGTGATGGAAGATTCGCCCCTTTTCAATGCCGGTAAAGGTGCCGTTTTTACCAATGAAGGCAAAAATGAGCTGGATGCGTCCATCATGGAAGGCAAAACATTGAAAGCCGGAGCCATCGCGGGCGTAACTACGATCAAAAATCCGATCAGCACGGCCATTGCAGTGATGGAAAAGTCACCACACGTCATGATGGCTGGCAAAGGCGCAGAAACATTTGCAAAAGATCAGGGCCAAGCGATCGTTGATCCTTCCTATTTCTACACAGAATCAAGGTTTAAAGCTTTACAGCGTGCCAAAGAACAGGAAAAAACAGAACTGGATCACGACGCAAAAGAAAAACAAGAAGTAAAAAAGGCACCGAAAACCGGTTCGATCGAGCAAGAGGATCTCATATTCACAGAAGGCAGGAAATTCGGAACCGTCGGCTGCGTTGCACTGGATAAATTTGGCAATCTGGCGGCTGGCACATCAACCGGCGGCATGACCAATAAAAAGTACGGCCGCATAGGCGACGCACCCATCATCGGTGCGGGAACCTATGCCAATAATGCAACATGTGCCGTTTCGGCAACCGGGCACGGAGAGTATTTTATCCGCTCCGTGGTTGCTTTCGACATCTCGGCGCTAATGGAATATAAAGGAATGACAGTAAAAGACGCTGCGAATGAAGTGGTGATGAAAAAACTCGTGGAACGCGGTGGCGAAGGCGGGATCATCGCGGTTGATAGAAACGGGAACATTGCAATGCCATTTAACAGCGAAGGCATGTATCGCGGCTATATCAAAAGCGATGGAAAAAGTGAGATCCTGATTTACAAAGACTGA
- the pyrE gene encoding orotate phosphoribosyltransferase — protein sequence MLNQQDINKRIAELLLEAQAIKLSPDKPFQWSSGWLSPIYCDNRVALSYPDTRTFIKKTLAALIKKEYPDVQAVVGVATGGIAQGALVADLLELPFAYVRPEPKKHGMGNQIEGRLEKGQSVIIIEDLISTGGSSLKVVDVLRAAEIEVAGMVAIFTYGFAVAENNFKEKNVKLSTVSNYNALIETALEHNYINSSQLESLSAWRLAPETWGK from the coding sequence ATGCTAAACCAACAGGATATTAACAAAAGAATCGCTGAATTGCTACTCGAAGCGCAGGCAATAAAATTGAGTCCCGACAAACCGTTTCAATGGAGCTCAGGCTGGTTATCGCCAATTTACTGCGATAACCGCGTGGCATTATCTTATCCCGACACCCGGACTTTTATCAAAAAAACCCTGGCAGCATTGATCAAAAAAGAATACCCTGATGTGCAGGCGGTTGTTGGCGTAGCAACGGGCGGAATCGCGCAAGGTGCGTTGGTAGCAGATCTTTTGGAATTACCCTTTGCATATGTTCGACCCGAGCCCAAAAAGCATGGAATGGGCAATCAGATCGAGGGCAGATTGGAAAAAGGACAATCGGTGATCATCATTGAAGACCTTATTTCAACCGGTGGAAGTTCTTTGAAAGTCGTTGATGTTCTGCGCGCGGCCGAAATTGAAGTAGCCGGAATGGTAGCGATCTTTACATATGGATTCGCAGTGGCTGAAAACAACTTTAAAGAGAAAAATGTCAAACTCAGCACTGTAAGCAATTACAATGCATTGATAGAAACTGCATTAGAACATAATTACATTAACAGCTCCCAACTGGAAAGCCTGAGCGCATGGCGTCTGGCTCCGGAAACATGGGGGAAGTAG
- the epsC gene encoding serine O-acetyltransferase EpsC produces the protein MTANHQNQFFQRLAAQNERYRYQLPSRHDAGKFIQDLINFLFPISKDCPSCPGKDIAMKYADLRNSLECMLEPLLPELEKSKEEILDAVFAQVPEIYEKLLMDAKSITDNDPASVSIEEVISVYPGFMAIATYRFANSFALCGIPLLPRMLTEFAHSQTGIDIHPNATIGHSFFIDHGTGVVIGETTHIGNNVKLYQGVTLGATHVSKSLASRKRHPTIEDNVVVYANATILGGDTVIGHDSIIGGNAWLVRSVPPFSQVYHQSKIEIRPQTPSVT, from the coding sequence ATGACAGCCAACCACCAAAACCAGTTCTTTCAGCGCCTGGCAGCGCAGAATGAAAGATATCGCTACCAACTGCCATCCCGGCATGATGCCGGAAAGTTTATCCAGGACCTGATTAATTTTTTGTTTCCAATCAGCAAAGACTGTCCAAGCTGCCCCGGTAAGGATATTGCGATGAAATATGCTGACTTACGCAACAGTCTGGAATGCATGTTGGAACCTTTGTTGCCGGAGCTGGAAAAAAGTAAGGAAGAAATACTGGATGCAGTGTTTGCGCAGGTCCCTGAGATCTACGAAAAACTTTTAATGGATGCCAAGTCCATTACCGATAATGATCCTGCGTCGGTGAGCATTGAAGAAGTCATTTCTGTTTATCCCGGCTTCATGGCCATTGCAACTTACCGATTCGCCAATTCATTCGCATTGTGCGGCATCCCGTTGTTACCGAGAATGTTAACCGAGTTTGCACATAGCCAGACTGGCATTGACATTCACCCCAATGCAACGATTGGACACTCTTTTTTCATCGATCACGGCACAGGCGTGGTCATCGGGGAGACGACGCACATCGGAAACAATGTGAAATTATACCAGGGCGTTACATTAGGTGCTACACACGTGTCCAAGTCACTGGCATCGCGCAAGCGTCACCCGACTATTGAGGACAATGTGGTTGTATATGCGAATGCAACAATTTTGGGAGGAGATACCGTGATAGGCCACGATTCGATTATCGGCGGGAATGCCTGGCTCGTGCGAAGCGTACCTCCATTTTCACAGGTTTATCACCAAAGCAAAATAGAGATACGCCCGCAGACGCCGTCTGTTACATAA
- a CDS encoding aldo/keto reductase: protein MQYQLLGRSGLRVSEVCLGTMTFGTEWGWGADKHESFKIFESFAGAGGNFIDTANRYTEGSSEKYVGEFIESDRDHWVLATKFTLKDRNDDLNFAGNHRKNMMRSVRASLKRLNTEYIDLLWVHMWDNTTPVEELMRGLDDLVTRGLVHYVGISDTPAWVVSQANTIADFRGWNAFAAIQFEYSLIQRTPERDLLPMAKALGLAVTPWGTIGGGALTGKYLRGESGRVPDHSSRRSEHSSIIAQTVVDVASELGVTPVQVAINWARHRDQVMIPIIGARKEKQLVDSLGCLSFKLPQEMIDRLNEVSKIELGFPHEFLKSEGIKEEAFGGLFEKLENHRN, encoded by the coding sequence ATGCAATATCAATTATTGGGCCGGTCGGGTTTACGTGTTTCGGAAGTTTGCCTGGGCACAATGACCTTCGGAACTGAGTGGGGATGGGGAGCGGATAAGCATGAAAGCTTTAAAATATTCGAAAGTTTCGCAGGTGCAGGTGGTAATTTTATCGATACGGCCAATCGCTATACAGAAGGTTCTTCTGAAAAATATGTAGGTGAATTTATTGAGAGTGACCGCGATCATTGGGTTTTAGCAACCAAATTCACGCTCAAAGACCGGAATGATGACCTTAATTTCGCCGGTAATCACCGCAAAAATATGATGCGCTCAGTAAGAGCGAGCTTGAAACGCCTCAATACAGAGTACATCGACCTACTGTGGGTGCACATGTGGGACAATACGACGCCTGTCGAAGAGCTCATGCGTGGACTGGACGACTTGGTTACCAGAGGATTAGTACATTATGTCGGTATATCGGACACGCCTGCCTGGGTTGTTTCACAAGCTAATACAATTGCCGATTTTCGTGGCTGGAATGCATTTGCGGCAATTCAATTTGAATATTCGCTCATTCAGCGCACACCGGAACGTGACCTGCTTCCTATGGCCAAAGCGCTGGGGCTTGCAGTCACTCCATGGGGTACAATTGGTGGCGGAGCACTTACAGGAAAATATTTACGCGGAGAATCCGGCCGGGTTCCTGATCACAGTTCACGCAGAAGCGAACATAGTAGCATTATAGCACAAACTGTGGTAGATGTCGCCAGCGAACTTGGGGTTACGCCCGTGCAGGTGGCCATCAACTGGGCTCGCCATCGCGACCAGGTCATGATCCCGATCATCGGTGCCAGAAAAGAAAAGCAACTCGTGGATTCGCTGGGCTGTCTGTCATTCAAACTCCCTCAGGAAATGATCGACCGGCTGAATGAAGTAAGCAAAATAGAGCTTGGCTTCCCACACGAATTCCTAAAATCAGAAGGCATTAAGGAAGAAGCGTTCGGAGGACTTTTTGAGAAACTGGAAAATCATAGGAACTAA
- a CDS encoding T9SS type A sorting domain-containing protein, translating to MKSVYKVFLLILLASPLCLATHIRGGEIMASHVSGQNYNIKVRLYFDLRTGQDAANGQTGVLVCFGDGSTKEFQRSKMEQLPGNVLVADYDGSHTYASAGTFQISVSLENRTPGVLNLPNSGDTRAFFWTVINTQVSNSTPVLPNLSFEAGVRQLFTINLKPTVADVDSISVKLPRLSKPSPGECGVRMLEHNYMYPNEISATGTFKVIPSVNQLVWQAPEILGNYIFAMVVSEWRDGVIISESYREGLITVTDKPGPTVDIPPYESAENSGLITSTPNVKSAEVSMAIEAYPVPTETFITVKAYSKKRSVVTLQLIDIKGRVLREVKSNGPVISIQEEFDMRSLAEGIYIIKAANEKDAVSQKVLR from the coding sequence ATGAAATCAGTTTACAAGGTTTTTCTTCTGATCTTACTGGCTTCTCCGCTTTGTCTTGCAACCCATATCCGGGGCGGCGAAATCATGGCGTCGCATGTTTCCGGACAAAACTATAACATCAAAGTGCGCTTGTACTTTGATCTCAGAACAGGCCAGGATGCTGCTAACGGGCAAACGGGCGTTCTTGTTTGTTTTGGTGATGGTTCTACAAAGGAGTTTCAAAGGTCGAAGATGGAACAATTGCCTGGTAATGTGCTTGTCGCAGATTATGATGGTTCCCATACTTACGCATCTGCCGGAACATTCCAAATTTCAGTTTCGCTAGAAAACAGAACTCCAGGGGTTCTGAACCTGCCAAATTCGGGCGACACAAGAGCATTTTTCTGGACAGTTATTAATACACAAGTGTCCAATTCTACCCCTGTTCTGCCTAATCTCTCATTCGAGGCGGGCGTAAGGCAGCTATTTACAATTAACCTTAAACCGACGGTTGCGGATGTGGACAGTATTTCTGTCAAGCTTCCGAGATTGAGCAAGCCGTCGCCGGGCGAATGCGGCGTACGAATGTTGGAGCACAACTATATGTATCCCAATGAGATCAGTGCAACTGGGACATTTAAAGTTATCCCTTCGGTTAATCAGCTGGTTTGGCAGGCTCCGGAGATTTTAGGCAATTACATATTTGCAATGGTCGTAAGCGAATGGCGTGATGGAGTTATCATCTCAGAATCGTATCGCGAAGGGCTGATTACCGTGACGGATAAGCCTGGCCCGACAGTTGACATTCCACCCTATGAGTCTGCAGAAAACAGTGGGTTGATCACTTCCACGCCTAATGTTAAATCCGCGGAAGTCTCAATGGCCATCGAAGCCTATCCGGTCCCAACGGAGACATTTATAACTGTAAAAGCATATAGTAAAAAGCGCTCTGTGGTAACGTTGCAGCTTATTGATATCAAAGGAAGGGTTCTCCGGGAAGTAAAGAGCAACGGTCCGGTTATATCCATTCAGGAGGAATTTGATATGCGTAGTCTTGCAGAGGGGATTTATATCATTAAGGCCGCTAACGAAAAGGATGCAGTATCTCAAAAAGTTCTGCGATAG
- the coaD gene encoding pantetheine-phosphate adenylyltransferase: protein MKRIALFPGSFDPFTKGHEDIVVRGLRLFDEVVIGIGNNATKKRYFPLDVMKEMIEKTFSDQGNVKVVTYDDLTAHTARELGATFLLRGLRNTTDFEYENGISQVNRYLYEEIETVFLITSPMLAPISSSIIRDLHRYGQRVDDFLPYSLSELNKLNQEG, encoded by the coding sequence ATGAAGCGTATAGCACTATTTCCGGGATCATTTGATCCATTTACAAAAGGACATGAAGACATTGTTGTACGCGGATTACGGCTTTTTGATGAAGTGGTCATCGGCATCGGGAACAACGCAACCAAAAAGCGCTATTTCCCGCTAGATGTAATGAAGGAAATGATCGAAAAGACATTTTCCGATCAGGGAAACGTGAAAGTGGTAACTTACGATGACCTTACTGCGCATACAGCGCGAGAATTGGGAGCGACGTTTCTATTGAGGGGCTTGCGTAACACAACCGATTTTGAATACGAAAACGGCATATCGCAGGTTAACCGGTATCTTTACGAAGAAATTGAAACCGTGTTTCTGATCACTTCACCGATGCTGGCTCCGATCAGTTCAAGCATTATCCGCGATCTGCACCGATATGGGCAGCGTGTAGATGATTTTCTGCCTTATTCCCTTTCAGAACTTAATAAACTCAACCAGGAAGGCTGA
- the ppk1 gene encoding polyphosphate kinase 1 gives MIDVAYPYFDTNLSWLSNNYRLLLEANDETVPVRERLRFLGIYAYQTSEFFRARVPSLLAMGEVSNDIRTKLNLFPESLLEHVYETVENQLREFNDILTAGILPALHEQGVHLYYQETFANEHLSFLRKFFIDKLFRHLQPVFLDSRRSSKMPFFESKQLYLVVRLQHRDDSEEDWYALVNIPSEPFGRFIELPELDGRRQLTFLEDIVRENLPLLFPGYDVLESYALRVEKDTELSIEDEYPMQIAQRILKQLEKRNFVQPAQYFYESGMPLYMREYLVSKAGIPMNEFHERGHYILMQDLMTFPQLSRRLDYAYQRAVQNPDFNDTTSVFESIQKADQLLHLPYHSYEPIVRFFNEAAVDPHVREIHVSLYKISPNSFILNSLISAARNGKRVTTYVELNTKLDIQENLHWSKKMRDAGVKIILSVPGLKVHAKIALIKRKVQKGWERYAFLGTGGFYRLTSREIVDHALLTSHRELTNELELLFGYLSTQDEPKKYKYLPFNYLFVTQFTLQKRLLDLIDREIANCNAGLKSFVTIKINQLQDHILIDKIYQAGQAGVPVHVIISESCGLIPGLPSISDNIVVSRYVDRYVENTRIFHFGNRGNDEMYLSSCDWTHRNLHRRIDVCFPILDETLKSQMRLVLRNYVNDNQKAVRLDVYQNNLRITDESRGKVRAQEANYRLTEKMEKAGPAKRAQ, from the coding sequence ATGATAGATGTTGCATATCCCTACTTCGATACAAATCTGAGCTGGCTCTCCAATAATTACAGATTATTATTGGAAGCGAATGACGAGACTGTACCGGTGAGGGAGCGTTTACGTTTTCTTGGCATTTACGCTTACCAGACCAGTGAATTCTTCCGGGCACGTGTGCCCAGCCTGCTGGCGATGGGGGAGGTGAGCAACGACATCCGCACCAAGCTGAATCTCTTTCCTGAGTCCCTGCTGGAACACGTTTACGAAACGGTTGAAAATCAGTTGAGGGAATTTAATGATATCCTCACCGCTGGAATTCTTCCGGCACTGCACGAGCAGGGCGTACATTTATATTATCAGGAAACATTTGCAAATGAGCATCTCAGTTTTTTAAGGAAATTTTTTATAGACAAACTTTTTCGCCATTTACAGCCTGTATTTCTGGATAGCAGAAGAAGCTCAAAAATGCCATTCTTCGAATCCAAGCAATTGTATCTGGTCGTTAGATTGCAGCATAGAGACGACTCGGAAGAGGATTGGTATGCCCTTGTAAACATTCCTTCCGAGCCTTTCGGACGGTTCATCGAGCTGCCCGAACTCGACGGCAGGCGTCAGTTGACTTTTCTCGAAGACATTGTCCGTGAAAATTTACCGTTGCTTTTCCCGGGTTACGATGTGCTCGAAAGCTACGCATTACGGGTGGAAAAGGATACTGAGCTTTCCATTGAAGATGAATATCCGATGCAGATTGCGCAGCGTATTTTGAAACAGCTTGAAAAACGCAATTTTGTGCAGCCTGCCCAGTATTTTTACGAATCCGGCATGCCGCTGTATATGCGCGAATATCTGGTGAGCAAGGCCGGTATTCCAATGAATGAGTTTCATGAAAGGGGACATTATATCTTAATGCAGGATCTGATGACCTTTCCACAGCTGTCCCGCCGCCTCGATTACGCTTACCAGAGAGCGGTTCAGAATCCGGACTTTAATGATACGACTTCTGTTTTTGAATCGATACAAAAGGCCGATCAGCTGCTGCATTTGCCCTATCATTCTTATGAACCTATTGTCCGGTTTTTTAATGAAGCTGCCGTTGACCCGCATGTACGCGAGATCCATGTTTCACTTTACAAGATCAGCCCCAATTCCTTTATTCTGAATTCGTTGATCAGCGCTGCCCGGAATGGTAAGCGGGTAACCACCTATGTGGAGCTCAATACGAAGCTCGACATTCAGGAAAATCTGCATTGGTCAAAAAAGATGCGGGACGCTGGTGTCAAGATTATTTTGAGTGTGCCGGGTTTGAAAGTCCATGCTAAAATCGCTTTGATCAAACGGAAAGTACAAAAAGGCTGGGAGCGTTATGCGTTCCTGGGAACGGGCGGTTTCTACCGGCTTACCAGCCGTGAAATTGTCGACCACGCACTGCTTACGAGCCACCGCGAATTAACCAATGAGCTGGAATTACTCTTCGGTTATTTATCCACGCAAGACGAGCCCAAAAAGTATAAGTATTTACCCTTCAATTATCTGTTTGTAACACAATTTACACTCCAAAAAAGGCTCCTGGATCTGATCGACCGGGAAATTGCCAATTGTAACGCCGGGTTGAAATCCTTTGTAACGATCAAGATCAACCAGCTGCAGGATCATATTTTGATCGATAAAATTTATCAGGCCGGGCAGGCGGGCGTGCCGGTGCATGTGATCATTAGCGAGAGCTGCGGTCTTATTCCGGGATTGCCCTCGATCAGTGACAATATTGTGGTAAGCCGCTATGTGGACCGCTATGTCGAGAACACCCGCATCTTTCATTTTGGCAACCGTGGCAATGATGAAATGTATCTTTCGTCGTGTGACTGGACGCATCGTAATTTGCACCGGCGTATTGACGTTTGCTTTCCAATTCTGGATGAAACACTAAAAAGTCAGATGCGTTTGGTATTGCGTAACTATGTGAACGATAACCAAAAAGCCGTCCGGCTGGATGTTTATCAGAATAACCTCCGGATCACGGATGAGTCCCGCGGCAAGGTCCGTGCACAGGAAGCCAATTATCGTTTGACCGAAAAGATGGAGAAGGCAGGGCCTGCAAAACGCGCACAATAA
- a CDS encoding hemolysin family protein, which yields MELLIILLLVLLNGVFSMSEIALVSSRKSRLEAAAKNGDSSAKAALHLANSPTRFLSTVQIGITLIGLLTGMYSGDNITSDLEKYIGTIPLLMPYAHSLAVGTVLVFITYLSLVLGELVPKRIGMANPEAISKFMATPMNLLSKATAPFIALLGFSSDLIIKVLNIKQSENSVTEEEIKSLIQEGTSGGVFEEIEQEIVHNVFQLGDRKVTSLMTNRQEIVWLDLEDSVEENKAKIFDARHSIYPVCRGAVDDVVGLVYVKDLIATDIEEQLANMNAVVKDPVYLPESNRAYQALAKFKEQRVYFGIIVDEYGGILGVLTMHDIMDALVGDISEDIEEASEVIRREDGSYLIDAQLPFDDFIQYFNLNIQETERRELVGFNTLGGFVLHILENIPSTGDKFKWKHFEFEVIDMDRSRIDKLLVINHNTNEESED from the coding sequence TTGGAACTCCTGATAATTCTACTTCTTGTGCTGCTCAATGGTGTCTTTTCCATGTCTGAGATAGCACTTGTTTCATCCCGCAAATCCCGTCTTGAAGCTGCTGCAAAAAATGGGGATTCCAGCGCAAAGGCCGCACTTCATCTCGCTAATTCACCTACCCGTTTTCTGTCCACCGTACAAATTGGCATAACCCTGATCGGTCTGCTGACAGGTATGTACAGTGGTGACAATATCACCAGTGATCTTGAGAAATACATTGGGACTATCCCCTTACTGATGCCTTATGCTCATTCTCTGGCAGTTGGAACAGTGCTTGTATTTATCACCTATCTTTCTCTGGTGCTCGGTGAGCTCGTTCCCAAACGGATAGGAATGGCTAATCCCGAAGCGATTTCCAAGTTCATGGCCACGCCTATGAACTTGCTTTCAAAGGCGACCGCACCATTCATAGCTTTACTCGGATTTTCCAGTGATCTTATTATCAAGGTTTTGAATATCAAGCAAAGTGAAAATTCGGTCACCGAGGAGGAGATCAAGAGTCTGATTCAAGAGGGGACATCCGGCGGTGTTTTTGAAGAAATCGAGCAGGAGATTGTTCACAATGTATTTCAACTGGGCGACCGGAAAGTGACTTCACTGATGACCAACCGGCAGGAAATCGTATGGCTGGACCTGGAAGATTCTGTTGAGGAAAATAAAGCCAAGATTTTCGATGCAAGACATTCTATTTACCCGGTTTGCCGCGGCGCTGTGGACGATGTTGTGGGTTTGGTTTACGTGAAGGACCTCATAGCAACCGATATAGAAGAGCAGCTGGCCAATATGAATGCGGTCGTAAAAGATCCGGTCTATTTGCCCGAAAGCAATCGTGCGTATCAGGCTTTGGCCAAGTTCAAAGAGCAGCGCGTCTATTTTGGGATCATTGTAGATGAGTACGGGGGCATTTTGGGCGTCTTAACCATGCACGACATTATGGATGCGCTGGTTGGTGACATTTCTGAGGACATTGAAGAAGCCTCCGAAGTCATACGCAGGGAAGATGGCAGTTACCTCATCGATGCGCAGTTGCCATTTGACGATTTTATACAGTATTTCAATCTCAACATTCAGGAGACAGAACGCCGTGAATTGGTTGGATTTAACACATTAGGCGGTTTTGTGCTGCACATTCTGGAAAACATTCCGAGCACGGGGGATAAGTTTAAATGGAAGCACTTCGAGTTTGAAGTGATCGATATGGATCGCAGCCGGATCGATAAATTATTAGTAATTAATCATAATACAAACGAAGAATCCGAAGACTAG
- a CDS encoding NUDIX hydrolase, with amino-acid sequence MIIFFDDRPLRIVRTNQLSASETSAFDHIVDLRLEKLQKKMLAGHVLFLNTTAASAMQLIELLEKALPTDMLSVTMATREKSELEEKIKGSYKVIKAAGGVVVKDGKWLFMFRRKKWDLPKGKLDKGENSRTAAIREIEEETGVKAMVKEKICTTWHTYSLNNNRILKRTKWYLFDCIDDANMQPQAEEQIEKLGWYTQSEAKSILINSYSSIRYVIESLNKTHDIKEQ; translated from the coding sequence ATGATCATTTTTTTTGACGACCGTCCTTTGCGAATTGTACGGACCAATCAGCTTTCTGCATCGGAAACTTCCGCATTCGATCACATTGTAGACCTGAGACTTGAGAAGCTGCAAAAAAAGATGTTAGCAGGCCACGTGCTTTTCCTGAACACCACTGCCGCATCTGCCATGCAACTCATTGAACTCCTGGAAAAGGCACTACCGACGGATATGTTGTCTGTGACAATGGCAACGCGTGAGAAGTCGGAATTGGAAGAAAAAATTAAAGGGAGTTACAAAGTAATCAAAGCTGCAGGCGGCGTTGTGGTAAAGGATGGAAAGTGGCTTTTCATGTTCCGCCGCAAAAAGTGGGACCTGCCCAAAGGAAAGCTTGACAAAGGTGAAAATTCCAGAACCGCGGCTATAAGGGAAATTGAGGAAGAAACGGGTGTTAAGGCGATGGTAAAAGAAAAAATCTGCACAACCTGGCACACTTACAGTCTGAATAACAACCGGATTTTAAAGCGGACCAAATGGTATCTTTTCGACTGCATTGATGACGCCAACATGCAACCACAAGCGGAAGAGCAAATTGAAAAATTAGGCTGGTACACGCAAAGCGAAGCCAAATCGATTCTGATAAATTCTTATAGTTCAATCCGTTATGTGATTGAAAGCCTTAATAAGACGCACGACATTAAAGAACAATAA
- a CDS encoding TetR/AcrR family transcriptional regulator: MGIVERRERLRIQVRSDIVKTAKEIAREDGWTAVSIRKIAEVIEYSPPILYEYFESKDKLLEAIRMEGFDILQAEFLKIKTHFSNPQKQLAEVAQRIWVFAIENPEVFQVMFNLEGAYCDSKNVYGKAMSIKGNPVWEMIASLRPRSGEMVTKTYYEWWCLTYGFISITMTTQPRYAFPQAEPVYMEGVRRFIRSIM, from the coding sequence ATGGGAATAGTAGAGCGAAGAGAGCGCCTCAGAATACAGGTACGTTCGGATATCGTCAAAACAGCAAAAGAAATAGCCCGTGAGGACGGGTGGACAGCGGTCTCCATCCGCAAAATTGCTGAAGTGATTGAATACAGCCCTCCAATTCTCTATGAATATTTTGAGAGCAAGGATAAATTGCTTGAAGCAATCCGCATGGAAGGCTTCGACATCCTGCAAGCGGAATTTTTAAAGATCAAAACACATTTCAGTAATCCTCAGAAACAGTTAGCCGAAGTGGCACAGCGCATCTGGGTATTCGCTATTGAAAATCCGGAAGTTTTTCAGGTCATGTTCAATCTGGAAGGTGCTTATTGCGATTCCAAAAATGTGTATGGAAAGGCGATGAGCATTAAGGGTAATCCGGTTTGGGAAATGATTGCAAGCTTGCGTCCGAGATCCGGCGAAATGGTCACCAAAACCTATTACGAATGGTGGTGCCTTACCTACGGTTTTATCAGCATCACTATGACCACACAGCCCAGATACGCCTTTCCGCAAGCGGAGCCCGTGTATATGGAAGGTGTTCGCCGATTTATAAGAAGTATTATGTAA
- a CDS encoding alpha/beta fold hydrolase, which yields MLLLIHGAPGSLWGYMNLMDDEDLQKRFHIVSVDRVGYGKSRLKVKKKRRYVTSIATQANALLPVFQLNKSKEKVTVLGRSYGAPIAAKLVSLEPDKVKELIMVSPVIDPEKEKFYWFSKWGRNSFIQLFLPGEFNTATAEKYSHSDELRKLLPVWQNLNVPTTVIQGGNDWIADPANIDFAKKHIKSKRAQYIFLHKAGHMITYTHLSMIKEMLLKNQVFEDKLSSIDMSTATGQMGN from the coding sequence ATGTTACTACTCATTCACGGAGCGCCGGGTTCGTTATGGGGTTATATGAATCTGATGGACGACGAGGATTTGCAAAAGCGCTTTCACATTGTTTCCGTGGACCGCGTGGGTTATGGTAAATCCAGGCTCAAAGTGAAGAAGAAGCGCCGTTATGTCACTTCTATTGCCACGCAGGCCAATGCGCTGTTACCCGTTTTTCAGTTAAATAAAAGTAAAGAGAAAGTGACCGTTCTCGGCAGGTCTTATGGGGCGCCGATTGCGGCCAAGCTGGTTTCGCTGGAACCGGACAAGGTCAAGGAACTGATCATGGTTTCACCGGTTATCGATCCTGAAAAAGAGAAGTTTTACTGGTTTTCCAAATGGGGCCGGAATTCATTTATCCAATTATTTCTTCCCGGAGAATTCAACACGGCTACGGCTGAAAAATACAGTCATTCCGACGAGTTGAGAAAGCTTTTACCCGTTTGGCAGAATCTGAATGTTCCGACAACGGTAATTCAGGGAGGAAATGACTGGATTGCTGACCCTGCAAACATTGATTTTGCTAAAAAACACATTAAGAGCAAGCGAGCTCAATATATTTTCCTTCACAAGGCGGGGCATATGATCACCTACACGCATTTGTCGATGATCAAGGAAATGCTGCTGAAAAATCAGGTGTTTGAAGATAAGCTCAGTTCAATCGACATGTCCACCGCCACCGGGCAGATGGGAAATTAA